A stretch of the Kazachstania africana CBS 2517 chromosome 12, complete genome genome encodes the following:
- the HMF1 gene encoding putative isoleucine biosynthesis protein HMF1 (similar to Saccharomyces cerevisiae HMF1 (YER057C) and MMF1 (YIL051C); ancestral locus Anc_7.238), translating into MSNVTTINAPGAPAQAASYSHAAKVGNMIYLSGQIPLTPDGKPVEGSIADKTTQVLENIKTVLKASNSSLENIVKVNIFLADIKYFSELNVVYAKYFKAHKPARSCVAVAALPLNADLEIEVVAVENN; encoded by the coding sequence ATGTCTAACGTTACCACAATCAACGCTCCAGGTGCACCAGCACAAGCCGCTTCTTATTCTCACGCTGCTAAAGTCGGAAACATGATTTATCTTTCTGGCCAAATCCCACTAACACCAGATGGGAAGCCAGTTGAAGGCTCCATTGCCGATAAGACTACTCAAgtattggaaaatatcaagaCCGTCTTGAAAGCAAGCAATTCCTCTTTAGAAAATATCGTTAAagtcaatattttcttagctgatatcaaatatttcagtGAATTAAATGTTGTTTACGCTAAATATTTCAAGGCTCACAAGCCTGCCAGATCGTGTGTTGCCGTGGCTGCTTTACCATTAAATGCAGACTTGGAAATTGAagttgttgctgttgaaaacaattaa
- the PET117 gene encoding Pet117p (similar to Saccharomyces cerevisiae PET117 (YER058W); ancestral locus Anc_7.239) — translation MSRASKITFGVSCLVTAVTVVGVHIVQGMERETLHQGPIKDAKRLAEKKKLKEAKVELDDETKLKKRTFNINDHDKQQELRKKYETMQPLTGEVVTKDGEVVSSSLSN, via the coding sequence ATGAGTAGGGCCAGTAAGATAACCTTCGGTGTGTCGTGCCTCGTCACTGCCGTCACGGTGGTAGGTGTTCATATTGTACAAGGCATGGAAAGAGAGACTTTACATCAGGGACCTATCAAAGATGCCAAGAGATTAGcagagaagaagaagttgaaagaGGCTAAAGTGGAATTAGACGACGAGAcgaagttgaagaaaaggacATTCAATATAAACGATCATGACAAACAGCAAGAattgagaaagaaatacGAAACTATGCAACCATTGACCGGAGAAGTCGTTACGAAGGACGGCGAAGTTGTATCTTCATCACTGTCTAATTGA
- the PCL6 gene encoding Pcl6p (similar to Saccharomyces cerevisiae PCL6 (YER059W) and PCL7 (YIL050W); ancestral locus Anc_7.240), whose translation MSSIVTSSPARSLSAASVPLQATELRKTESLEPHRKLSEPLVIQRHHSISRSTSKMSNNNSPKPVISNKGTTNNDNNASLHVASKKILLQKKDGLEERDKENYSISNEDEIFEVFNPDKIASLPMNKLLEMLTTLLETIIQSNDNINNVHPLKMNEIPKILEHDSTGCLNAMLSFKGKHIPQINLEQYFKRIQKYCPTTNDVFLSLLIYFDRIFNKCNSKFDNYGHDNPQIFVMDSYNIHRLIIAGVTVSTKFLSDFFYSNSRYAKVGGISLKELNYLELQFLILCDFNLLISIEEYERYANLLYRFYKTNTN comes from the coding sequence ATGAGCAGTATAGTAACCTCATCACCTGCCAGGAGTCTTAGTGCAGCATCTGTACCTTTGCAAGCTACAGAACTACGCAAGACTGAGAGCCTTGAACCGCATCGAAAACTAAGTGAACCTTTAGTTATCCAAAGACATCATTCCATAAGTAGAAGTACGAGTAAGATGAGTAATAATAACTCTCCAAAGCCTGTGATATCTAACAAGGGTACGAcgaataatgataataatgcTTCTTTACATGTGGCTTCTAAGAAGATTTtgttacaaaaaaaagatggtTTAGAAGAACGagataaagaaaactaTTCCATTagtaatgaagatgaaattttcgaaGTGTTTAATCCTGATAAAATTGCATCTTTACCGATGAACAAGTTACTCGAAATGTTGACGACTTTATTAGAGACaataattcaatcaaatgataatattaataatgtGCATCCATTAAAGATGAATGAAATACCAAAAATATTAGAGCATGATAGCACTGGTTGTTTAAATGCCATGTTAAGTTTCAAAGGTAAACATATTCCACAAATAAATCTAgaacaatattttaaaagaatccaaaaatattgtCCCACAACCAATGATGTGTTTTTATCACTTTTGATCTATTTCGATagaatattcaataaatgtAATAGTAAATTTGACAATTACGGACACGACAACCCACAAATATTCGTAATGGATTCATATAATATTCATAGGCTAATAATTGCTGGTGTAACAGTAAGTACGAAATTCTTAAGCGATTTTTTCTACAGTAATTCAAGGTACGCAAAAGTTGGTGGtatttcattaaaagaaCTAAATTATCTGGaattacaatttttaatactttgtgatttcaatttactAATATCCATTGAAGAATACGAAAGATATGCTAATTTGCTGTATCGATTCTACAAGACAAACACCAATTAA
- the KAFR0L00890 gene encoding cytosine permease (similar to Saccharomyces cerevisiae FCY22 (YER060W-A); ancestral locus Anc_7.241): protein MSSTNDTYGIDDIEALKHRNLPDNKSIGNATELYLDTSSKESQELIETKLNFLNKFAARFNTETKGVEPVADEERNENDGILNAASMWFSANMVLSAYAMGGLGPMVYGLNFGTSCLVILFFSILGLLPVAYFSLFGVQFGLRQMVLSRFLIGNVTARIFALINVVACVGWGVLNTVTSSQLLNMVNNEGDNLPLWGGCLIIIGATVIVTFFGYSVIHTYEKYSWIPNFAVFLVIIARLHTSGKFTAGEWTTGQTTAGDVLSFGSCIFGFAAGWTTYASDYTVYMPKNTNKYKIFFSLVGGLSFPLFFCMMIGAAVGRAGVNDAAWSDAYNSNGMGGLTYQVLVPNSLHGFGQFCCVLLAMSIVANNVPNMYTIALSVQAMWEPLANIPRVFWTLAGNAAALAIAIPCVYYFNTFMNYFMDSIGYYLAIYISMSLAEHLIFRKNDFRNYNVEDWNNWDKLPIGIAGTAGLIVGAFGVALGMDQTYWVGEISRLIGDYGGDIGFELGAGWAFIIYVAIRPLELKYFGR, encoded by the coding sequence ATGTCGTCAACAAATGATACGTACGGGATCGATGACATCGAGGCTCTCAAACATAGAAATTTACCTGATAACAAATCAATAGGGAATGCTACTGAGTTGTATCTCGATACAAGCTCAAAAGAATCTCAAGAGTtaattgaaacaaaattaaatttcttaaataaATTCGCCGCTAGATTTAATACAGAAACTAAAGGTGTGGAGCCTGTCGCTGAcgaagaaagaaatgaaaatgatggtaTCTTAAATGCTGCTTCGATGTGGTTCTCTGCTAACATGGTTCTTTCAGCTTACGCCATGGGTGGTTTAGGTCCGATGGTTTACGGTTTGAATTTCGGTACATCTTGTCTCgtcattcttttctttagtATCCTAGGTTTATTACCTGTGGCATATTTCTCTCTATTTGGTGTACAATTCGGTTTGAGACAGATGGTTCTTTCCAGATTCTTAATCGGTAATGTAACCGCTAGAATCTTCGCTCTAATCAATGTCGTTGCGTGTGTCGGTTGGGGTGTATTAAATACTGTCACTTCATCACAATTATTAAACATGGTCAATAATGAAGGCGATAATCTGCCACTTTGGGGTGGTTGTCTGATTATTATTGGTGCCACCGTCATTGTCACTTTCTTTGGTTATAGTGTCATTCATACTTACGAAAAATATTCGTGGATTCCTAATTTTGCCGTGTTCTTAGTTATCATTGCAAGATTACACACATCTGGTAAATTTACAGCTGGTGAATGGACCACTGGTCAAACAACTGCCGGTGACGTCTTATCCTTCGGTTCTTGTATCTTTGGTTTCGCTGCTGGTTGGACAACTTATGCCTCAGATTACACTGTCTATATGCCAAAGAACacaaataaatataagattttcttctcaTTAGTCGGTGGTCTCTCATTCCCATTATTCTTCTGTATGATGATCGGTGCTGCTGTCGGGAGAGCCGGTGTCAACGATGCTGCATGGAGTGATGCTTATAATTCTAACGGTATGGGTGGTCTAACCTATCAAGTCCTAGTTCCAAATTCTCTTCATGGATTCGGTCAATTCTGTTGTGTTCTATTAGCAATGTCCATTGTGGCTAACAACGTCCCAAACATGTACACCATTGCCTTATCAGTCCAAGCTATGTGGGAACCATTAGCTAATATTCCTAGAGTCTTCTGGACGCTTGCTGGTAACGCAGCCGCTTTAGCTATTGCCATTCCTTGTGTCTATTATTTCAATACTTTCATGAATTACTTCATGGATTCCATCGGTTACTACTTAGCTATCTACATTTCCATGTCACTAGCTGAACACTTAATTTTCAGGAAAAATGACTTTAGAAACTATAACGTCGAAGATTGGAACAATTGGGACAAATTACCAATTGGTATTGCTGGTACTGCAGGTCTAATAGTCGGTGCATTCGGTGTTGCTCTTGGCATGGACCAAACATACTGGGTAGGTGAAATTTCACGTCTCATCGGTGACTACGGTGGTGATATTGGTTTTGAATTAGGTGCAGGTTGGGCATTCATAATATATGTTGCTATAAGGCCGTTAGAACTTAAATACTTTGGTCGTTAA
- the CEM1 gene encoding fatty acid synthase CEM1 (similar to Saccharomyces cerevisiae CEM1 (YER061C); ancestral locus Anc_7.242): MSRRVVITGLDCITPLATSARESWTNLLSSKPCFTPITSLSNYKRDYRPFFKCLPSNLKIGKCHTEKSQEFQELSKTILNAQDERRMTDSVKNSVLTAYNALKSANLLIQDTHTLDNSLVDRKRVSTIIGTGLPPMEEIHNATLQFHDSQKRPSPFFIPKILSNMISGSISIKFQTLGPSQTVSTACASGNNAIIDGFHNIKNDYSDVAIVGATESSLHPLTISGFHRMKSLSSDSISRPFDVERDGFVISEGTGILILEELSHAMKRNATIYAELRNVGLSSDAYHVTSPRSDGDGARRAMQMALKGVNPNDIDYINAHATSTPVGDVSELNAIVNTFAEPSNRKKLLHVSSNKGAMGHLLGAAGIVESIFTILSLHEGILPHTMNLSNESKVENPLINLIKDKPLKHDNLNFALCNSFGFGGVNTSLLFSKWKF, encoded by the coding sequence ATGTCACGGAGAGTAGTAATAACAGGATTAGACTGTATCACACCGTTAGCAACTTCAGCCCGTGAGTCATGGACTAATTTACTCTCTTCAAAGCCATGCTTTACACCTATCACTTCATTATCCAATTATAAAAGGGACTACAGACCATTCTTCAAGTGTCTTccatcaaatttgaaaattggtaAATGTCATACTGAGAAATCACAAGAGTTTCAGGAACTAAGCAAAACAATACTTAATGCTCAAGATGAACGTAGAATGACTGATTCTGTGAAAAATAGTGTCTTGACTGCTTATAATGCCCTTAAATCAGCAAATTTACTAATTCAAGATACACACACACTAGACAACTCACTTGTAGATCGAAAAAGGGTATCTACCATTATTGGTACAGGGCTACCTCCGATGGAGGAAATCCACAATGCAACTTTACAGTTTCATGACTCCCAAAAGAGACCATCTCCATTTTTCATACCaaagattttatcaaatatgatTTCGGGATCTATTTCGATAAAGTTTCAAACCTTGGGTCCATCACAAACTGTATCCACAGCGTGTGCATCTGGGAATAACGCTATCATTGATGGCTTCCACAATATTAAGAACGATTATTCGGATGTGGCAATCGTAGGTGCTACAGAATCTTCATTGCACCCGTTGACGATATCAGGGTTTCATCGAATGAAAAGCCTATCAAGTGATTCTATATCAAGGCCATTCGATGTGGAACGTGATGGATTTGTCATAAGTGAAGGCACTGGTATCCTAATTCTGGAAGAGCTAAGTCATGCAATGAAGAGAAATGCTACGATATATGCCGAATTGAGAAATGTAGGGTTATCAAGTGACGCCTACCATGTTACATCTCCAAGAAGCGATGGAGATGGCGCAAGGAGGGCAATGCAAATGGCTCTTAAAGGCGTCAACCCCAATGATATAGATTATATCAACGCACACGCTACTTCCACTCCTGTAGGTGATGTATCTGAATTGAATGCAATTGTAAACACATTTGCTGAACCTTCCAATCGAAAGAAGTTATTACATGTAAGCAGTAACAAAGGTGCAATGGGCCATTTACTTGGGGCCGCAGGTATCGTTGAATCAATCTTCACAATTTTATCACTACACGAAGGTATATTACCTCACACAATGAATCTATCTAATGAAAGTAAGGTAGAAAATCCtctgataaatttaataaagGATAAGCCATTAAAACATGacaatttaaattttgctTTATGTAATAGTTTCGGTTTTGGAGGTGTAAATACATCTTTACTATTTTCCAAgtggaaattttga
- the GPP2 gene encoding glycerol-1-phosphatase HOR2 (similar to Saccharomyces cerevisiae HOR2 (YER062C) and RHR2 (YIL053W); ancestral locus Anc_7.243), which translates to MTASTKTPIILKVNAALFDVDGTIIISQPAIAEMWRDFGKDKPYFDSEFVIKISHGARTYDMIAKYAPDFANEKFVRQLEDKIPDKFGDHSYEVPGATKLCNEFNKLPKEKWAVATSGTFEMAHKWFDILGIKRPTYFITANDVKNGKPHPEPYLKGRIGLGYPVNEQKPSHSKVVVFEDAPNGVKSGQAAGCKIIGVATTFDQDFLKEKGCDLIIKDFTQVKLNGYDPIKDEVELQFNDYIYAKPDLMVW; encoded by the coding sequence atgacaGCTTCAACAAAAACTCCAATTATTTTAAAAGTTAACGCAGCTCTATTCGATGTCGACGGTACTATAATCATTTCACAACCTGCTATTGCTGAAATGTGGAGAGATTTCGGTAAAGACAAACCATATTTCGATTCAGAATTTGTGATTAAAATCTCACATGGTGCTAGAACTTATGATATGATTGCTAAATATGCTCCTGATTTtgctaatgaaaaattcgtTAGACAGCTGGAAGATAAAATTCCTGATAAATTCGGTGATCATTCATACGAAGTCCCAGGTGCTACAAAACTTTGTAACgagttcaataaattgCCCAAGGAAAAATGGGCGGTCGCCACTTCTGGTACTTTTGAAATGGCTCATAAATGGTTCGATATATTGGGAATTAAGAGACCTACATACTTCATTACTGCTAACGATgtgaaaaatggtaaacCTCATCCAGAACCATACTTGAAAGGGAGAATTGGTCTTGGGTATCCAGTTAATGAACAGAAACCATCGCATTCAAAGGTAGTCGTCTTTGAAGATGCTCCTAATGGTGTCAAATCGGGTCAAGCTGCTGGTTGCAAAATCATCGGTGTCGCAACGACTTTTGATCAGGATTTCCTAAAGGAGAAAGGTTGCGATTTGATCATCAAGGATTTCACTCAAGTAAAGCTCAATGGTTACGATCCCATCAAAGACGAAGTCGAATTACAATTCAATGACTACATCTATGCCAAACCTGATTTGATGGTCTGGTAG
- the THO1 gene encoding Tho1p (similar to Saccharomyces cerevisiae THO1 (YER063W); ancestral locus Anc_7.244), with protein sequence MTEYSKFTVAQLKEILTQRSLPLDGLKNDLVQRLLKNDEETTIKKEEELTKDEQPIVEEKKEEEEQKENDTETTTGSATVEPTASENTKQEKTSNPEPKKQLTAEEITKMALELLTTKLHRATKFGGNEDELDSIKRLMNRVEKFGLDLQNPLAVELGLVKPVEKKKAVESNKKIGKKTAGNNNKFRQNNAHRFRGNDRRGSNSSRNNRFNRRNW encoded by the coding sequence ATGACTGAGTATTCTAAGTTCACTGTGGCTCAATTGAAAGAGATCTTGACTCAGAGAAGTCTACCATTGGAtggtttgaaaaatgatttggTTCAAAGGCTACTTAAAAACGATGAAGAAACGACTATTaaaaaagaggaagaatTAACAAAGGACGAGCAGCCAATTGtggaagaaaagaaggaggaagaagagcAAAAGGAAAACGATACAGAAACAACAACAGGATCGGCCACTGTTGAGCCTACTGCTAGTGAAAATACAAAACAAGAGAAAACATCAAATCCAGAACCAAAGAAACAATTGACTGCAGAAGAGATTACGAAGATGGCATTGGAGTTATTAACTACAAAGTTACATCGTGCCACTAAATTCGGTGGAAATGAAGATGAGCTTGACTCAATCAAAAGATTAATGAATCGTGTCGAGAAATTTGGTTTGGATTTACAAAATCCCCTAGCAGTTGAATTAGGTCTCGTAAAACCCGTcgaaaagaagaaagcaGTCGAATCTAATAAGAAGATAGGCAAAAAAACTGCaggtaataataataaattccGCCAAAATAATGCTCACAGATTTAGAGGTAATGACAGAAGAGGATCAAATAGTAGCAGGAATAATAGATTTAATCGTAGAAACTGGTAA
- the VHR2 gene encoding Vhr2p (similar to Saccharomyces cerevisiae YER064C and VHR1 (YIL056W); ancestral locus Anc_7.246), with translation MVSERLHRNGTGGKGTTHKIREHLNFTDDKKWKKFSSRRLELIDKFGLSEKKASEQDDNIKQIASILRSEFQYPSSASLEFERLVTAAVQSVRRNRKRSKKIIKRVNSPYSSNVSSPTASHTSSSNLQNTVLSTASLMSENNLSQGNLQPVLLGGVNGHNQNISNAYSLPPVKSCIAMIETDTFKRESSFDANELIRVILKDISETQLPLSQTSSTISDNVNLFNPNIEDANHIPIKLRENLLFNIKRSTTYNSMINTSKDDDILNKFKNLEALGQMSIRSSFAFVIERNFNHLSDIKIEDLRSKACNEKSRSKFFKDLFQHDKLHYLSDQDVSRVLFLTIGSIVKDFGFDSSLLPLNETIQLLLEREISRGETENKLKVLSNVSTNSVAKPMLKSFSNLMNDMTIPPYSQQNVINPIQPNNIQKPNLSSFMAKRSFEDGNLPRPIHQL, from the coding sequence ATGGTTTCTGAAAGACTTCACAGAAACGGTACAGGTGGTAAGGGTACCACTCACAAGATTAGAGAACACTTGAATTTCACAGACGAtaagaaatggaagaaattttcaagtaGAAGACTCGaattaattgataaattcgGTCTCAGTGAGAAGAAAGCAAGCGAACAGGATGATAATATCAAACAAATTGCTTCTATCTTAAGAAGCGAATTTCAATACCCTTCCTCTGCATCTttagaatttgaaagattggTAACGGCTGCTGTTCAATCCGTGAGGCGGAATAGGAAACGGTCgaagaaaattatcaaaagagTAAACTCTCCTTACTCTTCAAATGTATCTTCACCAACGGCTTCTCAtacatcttcttcaaatttacaaaacaCAGTCTTATCCACTGCGTCGTTAATGTCAGAAAATAATCTTTCACAAGGTAATCTACAACCTGTCTTATTGGGTGGTGTCAACGGTcataatcaaaatatttcaaatgcCTATTCATTACCTCCAGTTAAAAGTTGCATAGCAATGATCGAAACTGATACGTTCAAGAGAGAATCAAGTTTTGATGCTAACGAACTTATTAGAGTTATTCTCAAGGATATCTCGGAAACTCAATTACCATTATCTCAAACAAGTTCCACGATAAGTGATAACgttaatcttttcaatccAAACATTGAAGATGCTAATCATATTCCAATCAAACTAAGAGAAAATTTGCtgttcaatatcaaaaggTCAACTACTtataattcaatgataaaCACATCAAAGGATGATGATAttctcaataaattcaaaaatttggaagcTTTGGGACAAATGTCAATAAGATCCTCATTTGCAtttgttattgaaagaaatttcaatcatTTATCTGATATTAAGATTGAAGATCTAAGATCAAAGGCTTGTAATGAAAAAAGTCgttctaaattttttaaggATCTTTTCCAGCACGATAAGTTGCATTATTTAAGCGATCAAGATGTATCAAGAGTGCTATTTCTAACCATTGGTTCAATCGTTAAGGATTTCGGTTTCGATTCAAGTTTACTTCCATTAAATGAAACGATACAATTACTCTtagaaagagaaatttcaagaggtgaaactgaaaataaattaaaagtaTTAAGCAATGTATCAACAAATTCTGTAGCCAAACCCATGTTAAAATCCTTCAGCAATCTGATGAATGACATGACCATACCTCCTTATTCACAACAAAATGTCATAAATCCAATCCAAccaaataatattcaaaaacCAAACTTAAGTTCTTTCATGGCCAAAAGGTCTTTTGAAGATGGTAATTTGCCACGTCCAATTCATCAGTTATAA
- the ICL1 gene encoding isocitrate lyase 1 (similar to Saccharomyces cerevisiae ICL1 (YER065C); ancestral locus Anc_7.247), with protein sequence MSSVTSQGNLEFKEIQSKLENDTRQIEEWWSQSRWANTKRTYSAKDIAVRRGTFPLTNYQSSEMSKKLYGILANHHKNATVSRTFGALDPIQITQMSKYLDTIYVSGWQCSSTASTSNEPGPDLADYPMDTVPNKVDHLFKAQLFHDRKQYEERSQVKTPKDLAQLNGPIDYLTPIIADADAGHGGLTAVYKLTKLFIERGAAGIHMEDQTSTNKKCGHMAGRCVIPVQEHINRLITIRMCADVMNSELIIVARTDSEAATLISSTVDVRDHYFIIGATNPEMKNKPTLVETLHHAILSGMKGKQVEEIEKKWCEKANLKLFHEAFEDEVNCNPDIKNKRDIIKTFNSKVGPYTGTSLRLAQKLVKELIGYELYFDWDSPRAREGLYRYKGGTQCAIMRAREFAPYSDLVWMESNYPDYEQAVEFAKGVKAVYPHQWLAYNLSPSFNWQTAMSINEQATFIDRLGKLGYIWQFITLAGLHTTALAINNFAHDFAHDGMKAYAQKIQQKEMDENVDVLKHQKWSGAEYIDGLLKLAQGGISATAAMGEGVTEDQFKSKL encoded by the coding sequence ATGTCATCAGTTACTTCTCAAGGAAACTTAGAGtttaaagaaattcaatcaaaattggaaaatgatacaagacaaattgaagaatggTGGTCCCAATCACGTTGGGCAAATACGAAGAGAACTTATTCAGCTAAGGATATTGCAGTTAGACGTGGTACATTTCCATTGACAAATTATCAATCTTCTGAAATGTCGAAAAAGCTGTATGGTATCCTGGCCAATCATCATAAGAATGCTACTGTATCTAGAACTTTCGGAGCTTTAGATCCAATTCAAATCACTCAAATGAGTAAATATCTTGACACAATTTATGTCTCCGGATGGCAATGTTCATCTACTGCATCTACATCAAATGAGCCAGGTCCAGATTTGGCTGACTATCCAATGGATACTGTACCAAATAAAGTTGACCATTTATTCAAAGCACAATTGTTTCATGATAGAAAACAATATGAAGAGAGATCACAAGTTAAAACACCAAAAGATTTGGCTCAACTTAATGGTCCCATTGATTATTTAACTCCTATTATTGCAGATGCAGATGCGGGTCATGGTGGTTTAACCGCTGTGTATaaattgacaaaattatttattgaaagagGCGCCGCAGGAATTCATATGGAAGATCAAACGTCCACTAATAAGAAATGTGGTCATATGGCTGGTAGATGTGTCATCCCGGTACAAGAACATATTAATAGACTGATAACAATTAGAATGTGTGCTGACGTAATGAATTCTGAATTAATCATTGTTGCTAGGACAGATTCAGAAGCGGCCACTTTAATAAGCTCTACAGTGGATGTTAGAGatcattattttataattGGTGCAACAAACCctgaaatgaaaaataaaccTACTCTTGTAGAAACATTACATCATGCAATTTTATCAGGGATGAAGGGTAAACAGgtggaagaaattgaaaagaaatggtGTGAAAAGgcaaatttgaaactaTTCCATGAAgcatttgaagatgaagttAATTGTAATCcagatatcaaaaataagagaGATATAATTAAAACATTTAACTCGAAAGTTGGTCCATACACAGGAACATCACTTAGATTGGCACAAAAATTAGTTAAGGAATTAATAGGCTACGAACTTTATTTTGACTGGGATTCTCCACGTGCAAGAGAAGGCTTATATCGTTACAAAGGAGGTACACAATGTGCTATTATGAGAGCAAGAGAATTTGCACCATACTCCGATTTAGTTTGGATGGAATCAAACTACCCTGATTATGAACAGGCTGTAGAATTTGCTAAGGGGGTCAAGGCAGTTTATCCACATCAATGGTTAGCATATAACCTCTCACCATCGTTCAATTGGCAAACAGCCATGTCCATCAATGAACAAGCAACCTTTATTGACAGACTAGGCAAATTGGGATATATCTGGCAATTTATTACGTTGGCAGGATTACATACCACGGCATTAGCGATCAACAATTTTGCTCATGATTTTGCACATGATGGTATGAAAGCGTATGCacaaaaaattcaacaaaaGGAAATGGACGAGAATGTCGATGTACTAAAACATCAAAAATGGTCTGGTGCAGAGTATATTGATggtttattgaaattagcACAAGGTGGTATAAGTGCCACAGCAGCAATGGGTGAAGGCGTCACCGAGGATCAATTCAAGAGTAAACTATAA
- the RGI1 gene encoding Rgi1p (similar to Saccharomyces cerevisiae YER067W and YIL057C; ancestral locus Anc_7.248): protein MAKKDNKPKFSTVLTKSGESLKVFEDLDTFETYLKNEIEDDEFDNVHIQVNYYPPFVMHKNHDDPEKIKDTENSHSKKFVRHLHQHVEKHLLKDIKNALHQPDLKFRDKNKDESFEKITWHYGDETEVNSRKFKLAVDVTCVHNDAMVSVDYKTMPVE from the coding sequence ATGGCCAAAAAGGATAATAAGCCAAAGTTCTCCACCGTCTTAACTAAATCCGGTGAGTCTTTGAAagtatttgaagatttagaCACCTTCGAGACTTACTTAAAGAATGAAATcgaagatgatgaatttgataacgTTCATATTCAAGTTAATTACTACCCACCTTTCGTCATGCATAAGAATCACGATGATccagaaaagattaaagatACTGAAAATTCTCATtctaaaaaatttgttagACATTTGCATCAACATGTCGAAAAGcatcttttaaaagatattaAAAATGCATTACATCAACCTGATTTAAAATTCAGAGATAAAAATAAGGACGAATCTTTCGAAAAGATCACTTGGCATTATGGTGATGAAACTGAAGttaattcaagaaaattcaaattagcTGTCGATGTTACCTGTGTCCATAACGATGCTATGGTCTCAGTTGACTACAAGACAATGCCAgttgaataa